In Dehalococcoidia bacterium, the sequence AGGATTGTCTTTATTAAATCTAACTTTATTTATAGGAGTTGGTTCAATTTTAGGAATATTTATATCAAAATTAAGTAATTTTATGGCATTAATGATTGCAGGATTTATATGCTCTATAGGAATTTTTCTTTACTCACTAAATATATCTGAGCCACCAGATGAATTGTTTTTTATTTTCATGATAATTGGATTAGGATTTGGAATTTATATAGTCCCAATTCATAATGCTGGACTTAAAAAAATACCTGAAAAAATCAGAGGTATTTCGTCATCAATGATTTCTTTTTCTAGAATGATTGGAATGATTTTTGGATTATCTATAATGACAACTTTTGGTACTGCAAAATTTTCTGAATTAGTTTCTGGCACACAAATATTTACTTCAAATGTCAATGATCAGCAAGAAATGATCGAATCTATAAATTTAGCAGGTTTATCTGTTTTTGAGGAATTAATTTTAGGTGCCTTAATATTTTCATTTATAGCACTTTTCATAGCAGTTTTATCATATTTTTATACTGAAACAACAGATGCAACTGCGTAATTTCTTGAATGACTAATAGATAATGCAATTTCTTTTATGCCAAGTTCATTTGCTTTCTTTTTTGCATTTCCATGAAGAATTACTTTTGGAGCTTTTCCTCTAGCTCTATATACTTCTATCGACTTCCATGGTACTCCCCTAATTCCGGTGCCTAATAATTTCATAACGGCTTCTTTTGTTGCAAATCTAGCAGAAATTTGAGGGAAACGACCTCTACAGTATTCAATTTCTTGTTTGGTAAAAATTTTATTCATAAATCTTTCCGGATATCTTTCACAGACTTCTTTTATTCTATAAATTTCTATAATATCTATACCTGTAAGGAGCATTTTTTAAATTTCAATAATATATATATTTAGTATAAGGTTATTTTTTTTTTTTGAAAGGAAAAAACAATTTCAAATTTGATTGACGGAAAAAAAATTAGTACTTCAATTCAAGATTCGCTTAGAAAAGATATATCAGAACTAATAATCAAATATAAAAAAGTCCCAAAACTAGTAGTAATTCTAATTGGCAAGAATCCTGCTTCAATATCTTATGTAAAAGCAAAAGAAAGAGCTTGTAAAAAAGTAGGAATATTTTGTCATGTGGAAAGATTAGAGGAAAATATTTTAGAAAGTGAATTAATTAACTTTATTAATAAAATCAACTTAGATACTGAAACTCATGGAATAATAGTTCAACTCCCTTTACCAAAAAGTTTAAATGATGAAAAAATAATTCAGTCTATTTCTCCAAGTAAGGATGTAGATGGATTAACTAATGAAAACTTGGGTTTACTAGCTTCTGGTAATCCCAGGTTTGTTCCAGCAACACCATTAGGCATTCAGATATTACTTCATGAAATAAATGCAAAAACTGAAGGATCTAATATAGTTATAATTGGTAGAAGTAAATTAGTTGGCATACCATTAGCTTTACTTTTGTCATCTAAATCTGAATTAGGCAATGCCACAGTCACAGTTTGTCATAGTAGATCAAAAAATATAAGAATGCATACTATCAAGGCGGACATAGTTATAGTTGCAACAGGATTTCCTAACACATTAACAGCTGATATGGTAAAAAAAGGATCAATCATAATTGATGTGGGGGTAAATAGAATAGAAGATAAAACAAAAAAAAATGGATATAAATTAATAGGAGATATTAAATTTGATGAATTAAAAGATTTAGCTTATAAAATAACACCTGTACCAGGTGGAGTGGGTCCAATGACAATATCTATGATACTAAGAAATGTAACTAAAGCATTTTCACTTAAAATGAAAAAATAATGTAAATGTTTACTTAAAAGCTAGATGTAATATAAAACTTCATTTAAAATTTGCTTATGGCGACATTAAAACGAGAAAATAATAAAAAAACTTTAAGAACTTCTAAAATTTCATTAGAAAAGAGAGAAATGCTAGAGCTTTATAAGAAGATGTTTCTTATTAGGCAATTCGAATTAGCATGTGGTGAAAATTACACTAAAGGCAACATAAGAGGTTTTCTTCATTTATACATAGGTCAGGAAGCCACAGCTGTAGGATCAATTTCTAATTTAATAGATGAAGACTATATTGTTACCCATTATCGTGATCACGGCCATGCAATTGCTAGAGGATTAGATATTAATAGATCTATGGCTGAACTATTTGGAAAGAGTACAGGATTATCTAAAGGAAAAGGTGGCTCAATGCATCTTTTTGATTCTGGCAAGAAATTTATGGGAGGACATGCAATTGTAGGGGGTCAATTCCCTCTTGCCACAGGGCTAGCCTTAGCATGTCAATATAAAAAAACTGGCGGACTAGTAGTTTGCTTTTTCGGAGATGGTTCTACAAACCAAGGAACTTATCAT encodes:
- the acpS gene encoding holo-ACP synthase, which gives rise to MLLTGIDIIEIYRIKEVCERYPERFMNKIFTKQEIEYCRGRFPQISARFATKEAVMKLLGTGIRGVPWKSIEVYRARGKAPKVILHGNAKKKANELGIKEIALSISHSRNYAVASVVSV
- a CDS encoding bifunctional 5,10-methylenetetrahydrofolate dehydrogenase/5,10-methenyltetrahydrofolate cyclohydrolase — its product is MIDGKKISTSIQDSLRKDISELIIKYKKVPKLVVILIGKNPASISYVKAKERACKKVGIFCHVERLEENILESELINFINKINLDTETHGIIVQLPLPKSLNDEKIIQSISPSKDVDGLTNENLGLLASGNPRFVPATPLGIQILLHEINAKTEGSNIVIIGRSKLVGIPLALLLSSKSELGNATVTVCHSRSKNIRMHTIKADIVIVATGFPNTLTADMVKKGSIIIDVGVNRIEDKTKKNGYKLIGDIKFDELKDLAYKITPVPGGVGPMTISMILRNVTKAFSLKMKK
- the pdhA gene encoding pyruvate dehydrogenase (acetyl-transferring) E1 component subunit alpha; translation: MATLKRENNKKTLRTSKISLEKREMLELYKKMFLIRQFELACGENYTKGNIRGFLHLYIGQEATAVGSISNLIDEDYIVTHYRDHGHAIARGLDINRSMAELFGKSTGLSKGKGGSMHLFDSGKKFMGGHAIVGGQFPLATGLALACQYKKTGGLVVCFFGDGSTNQGTYHETLNLASVWKLPILFILENNKYGMGSSIDRVRAGGEDFYTAASTYDIPAAQVNGMDVLAVKEATKIAIEKVRHNGGPFYLECKTFRFVGHSLADGQKYRKTDEIKEWEKQDPIVRFPEWLLSAGIATKKDLDKIHNEVNITVKESVEFADSSSEPKNSEVYNDIYK